One window of Pseudacidobacterium ailaaui genomic DNA carries:
- a CDS encoding Ku protein encodes MASTVWKGYISFGLISVPIHLFVAAREEHVSFNQVHAVCGTKVKQQLFCPTCERVVERSEIAKGYPIDKGTYVQVTPEELKALEAESSETMEIVQFVKLDEVDPLYYQTSYYTVPEEPGRRAYTLILKGMEHLKLGAIAKITLHQREQIVMIRPYHKGLVLHTLYYPAEVREIAEYGVDEEKISLQKAEVELAEQFMKQLTAKFNPDKFKDEYQDRVLKLVEEKEAGMVTKSEKRPKKKLAPVINLMDALRKSMEQQEEAVGKKAPQRETASAKSSGRRRKAG; translated from the coding sequence ATGGCGTCTACGGTCTGGAAAGGCTATATCTCCTTTGGTCTGATCTCGGTCCCGATTCACCTGTTCGTCGCAGCTCGTGAAGAGCATGTGAGTTTCAACCAGGTCCACGCCGTCTGCGGGACGAAAGTAAAGCAGCAATTGTTTTGTCCGACCTGCGAACGTGTGGTGGAGCGCAGTGAAATTGCCAAAGGCTATCCGATTGACAAGGGCACTTATGTCCAGGTGACTCCGGAGGAATTAAAGGCACTGGAGGCCGAGTCTTCCGAAACGATGGAGATTGTACAGTTCGTGAAGCTCGATGAGGTGGATCCGCTGTATTACCAGACCTCGTATTACACGGTCCCTGAAGAACCGGGCCGCCGGGCCTATACGCTCATCCTGAAGGGCATGGAGCACTTGAAGCTGGGTGCGATTGCCAAAATTACGCTGCACCAGCGGGAGCAGATTGTGATGATCCGGCCTTATCACAAAGGCCTGGTGTTGCACACGCTGTATTATCCGGCAGAAGTGCGTGAGATCGCCGAATACGGTGTGGACGAGGAGAAGATTAGTCTGCAAAAGGCCGAGGTGGAGCTGGCCGAGCAGTTTATGAAACAACTGACGGCAAAGTTCAATCCTGACAAATTTAAAGATGAATATCAGGACCGCGTGCTGAAACTGGTCGAGGAAAAAGAGGCCGGGATGGTTACAAAGAGCGAGAAGCGACCGAAAAAGAAGCTGGCGCCGGTCATCAATCTCATGGATGCGCTCAGGAAGAGCATGGAGCAGCAGGAAGAGGCGGTAGGGAAGAAAGCCCCGCAGAGGGAGACTGCATCGGCGAAGTCCTCTGGCAGGCGCAGGAAGGCCGGATAA
- a CDS encoding shikimate kinase produces MQATVQHPAEFSRIVLIGFMGAGKSTVGSLLAPHLGWRFQDADVVLEQQAGQTIAEIFSGRGEAAFRRMEADVIRALLREENLVLAVGGGAIETEVTREAIFSAPKTCVVFLEAPLETMVARCEQQAGAAVRPVLQDRDRLEARFAARLPYYRQAHLVVETAARSPEETARHIMESLNLFSEEGRPA; encoded by the coding sequence ATGCAGGCCACAGTACAACATCCAGCGGAGTTTTCGCGAATTGTTCTCATCGGCTTTATGGGGGCCGGCAAATCCACCGTGGGCTCTTTGCTCGCACCGCACCTCGGATGGCGCTTTCAGGATGCAGATGTCGTGCTGGAGCAGCAGGCCGGCCAGACCATCGCGGAAATCTTTTCCGGCCGCGGCGAAGCAGCTTTTCGCCGGATGGAAGCTGACGTCATCCGCGCCTTACTGCGCGAAGAAAACCTGGTCCTGGCCGTAGGTGGAGGCGCCATTGAAACCGAAGTGACCCGCGAGGCTATCTTCTCCGCGCCGAAGACCTGCGTGGTCTTTCTGGAGGCCCCTCTGGAGACCATGGTTGCAAGATGTGAGCAGCAGGCCGGGGCCGCTGTTCGTCCGGTGCTGCAGGACCGCGACCGTCTAGAAGCAAGATTTGCAGCCAGGCTGCCATATTACCGCCAAGCGCATCTTGTGGTAGAGACGGCCGCGCGCTCCCCTGAGGAAACGGCGCGGCACATCATGGAATCTCTAAATCTTTTTTCCGAGGAAGGCCGCCCTGCATGA
- a CDS encoding glutaredoxin family protein, with amino-acid sequence MSQKRVILYSQPGCPPCFAAKHFLSSRKVPFEYKDVTADPAALRELMELNSRSTPTIVVGEEVMIGFDAERLEKMLG; translated from the coding sequence ATGTCTCAGAAGCGCGTCATTCTTTACAGCCAGCCTGGATGCCCTCCATGTTTTGCCGCGAAGCATTTTCTTTCCTCGCGTAAGGTGCCGTTTGAATATAAGGACGTGACGGCGGACCCGGCGGCTTTGCGTGAGTTGATGGAGTTAAACAGTCGTTCAACACCGACGATCGTGGTCGGGGAGGAAGTCATGATTGGCTTTGACGCAGAGCGGCTGGAGAAGATGCTCGGCTAG
- a CDS encoding O-methyltransferase, with protein MRLFRKKLKQEHKVMLQAERAGGALLPEYHRPTSECPHPERWHMYDSMTAEAEVLEFLQTLVMTIKPQLVVETGAFLGASTLWIAKGLKANGFGRIVSCEFDPVVYARAKERIAASGLADWVDLRNESSLEMQVEGTIDLFYSDSDMEIRAAEVKRFLPQISSNGVVLIHDASSHLRVVREAAFALEREGLLSCVFLPTPRGMVLAQKREGRQ; from the coding sequence ATGAGGTTGTTCCGTAAGAAACTGAAACAAGAACATAAGGTCATGCTGCAGGCAGAGCGCGCAGGTGGAGCACTGCTGCCGGAGTATCATCGGCCCACGTCAGAGTGTCCACATCCGGAACGCTGGCACATGTATGACTCTATGACGGCAGAGGCTGAAGTGCTTGAGTTTTTGCAGACGCTTGTGATGACCATCAAGCCGCAATTGGTGGTGGAAACCGGCGCTTTTCTTGGGGCCAGCACCCTTTGGATTGCCAAAGGACTGAAAGCCAATGGATTTGGCAGGATTGTAAGCTGTGAGTTTGATCCCGTGGTATATGCCAGGGCAAAAGAGAGAATTGCAGCTTCCGGGCTGGCGGATTGGGTCGATCTGAGGAATGAATCCAGCCTGGAAATGCAGGTCGAGGGAACGATTGACCTGTTCTACTCCGACAGCGACATGGAGATTCGTGCTGCGGAAGTCAAGCGCTTCCTGCCCCAGATTTCTTCCAACGGAGTTGTATTGATTCATGATGCCAGTTCCCATCTAAGAGTGGTAAGGGAAGCGGCATTTGCCCTGGAAAGAGAAGGACTGCTCTCGTGCGTGTTTTTGCCTACGCCGCGTGGAATGGTCCTTGCGCAGAAGCGGGAAGGCCGTCAGTAA
- a CDS encoding VWA domain-containing protein: MMRSQTKHVLCLFVPLMALCVRLPVCFAQAGQPATSSASSTTLTVNVKVVTLPVTVRDKKGQIVTNLTKDDFTLMEDGRPQTIKYFSLDTDLPLTLGLLVDTSGSMRNALDQEKTSSKSFLNQMLVKPQDQAFLIHFDREVELLEDLTNAKEKLASALDDLGPTRVSDTSDSGQEGDRSMHRGGTQLYDAIFLASDELMKKQQGRKALIVLSDGKDRGSKETLHSAIEAAQRANTVVYTIYFQGEQPHDFGNRGGGYGRPRIGMGGGWPGGGGYPGGGGYPGGRGGQHPAEGPQVDGKKIMIQIAQETGGRMYEAKKKENFDQIYSAIAEDLRSQYMLGYTPDKFSADGSYHKITLTAKKKDLFVQTRDGYYADK, translated from the coding sequence ATGATGAGATCCCAGACGAAACATGTGCTCTGCCTTTTTGTGCCGTTGATGGCCCTGTGTGTCCGTCTACCTGTTTGTTTTGCGCAAGCCGGCCAGCCCGCAACATCTTCTGCATCTTCCACGACCTTGACCGTAAATGTGAAAGTGGTCACGCTTCCTGTAACTGTCCGTGACAAGAAGGGCCAGATTGTGACCAACCTGACGAAGGACGATTTCACTTTGATGGAAGACGGACGTCCACAGACCATCAAATATTTCAGTCTGGATACAGACCTTCCGCTGACGCTGGGGCTCCTGGTGGACACCAGTGGCAGTATGCGAAATGCGCTAGACCAGGAAAAGACCTCCAGCAAGAGCTTTTTAAACCAGATGCTGGTCAAGCCGCAGGACCAGGCCTTTCTCATTCATTTTGACCGCGAGGTCGAACTGCTGGAGGACCTGACCAACGCAAAGGAAAAGCTGGCGTCCGCCTTGGATGATTTAGGCCCGACGCGCGTGAGCGATACCTCTGATTCCGGACAGGAGGGCGACCGGAGTATGCATCGCGGAGGAACGCAGCTTTATGACGCCATCTTTCTTGCTTCAGATGAATTGATGAAAAAGCAGCAGGGGCGCAAGGCGCTGATTGTTCTGAGCGATGGCAAGGACCGCGGCAGCAAGGAGACACTGCACTCGGCGATCGAGGCGGCGCAGCGCGCAAATACGGTCGTCTATACGATTTATTTTCAAGGGGAACAACCTCATGACTTTGGCAATCGTGGGGGAGGTTACGGGCGTCCCCGCATCGGCATGGGCGGTGGGTGGCCCGGCGGAGGTGGGTATCCTGGTGGCGGGGGCTACCCTGGCGGGCGAGGAGGGCAACATCCAGCCGAAGGGCCTCAAGTGGATGGCAAGAAGATCATGATCCAGATTGCGCAGGAAACAGGCGGCCGCATGTATGAGGCGAAAAAGAAGGAAAACTTTGACCAGATTTATTCCGCCATCGCTGAGGATCTGCGTTCACAGTATATGCTGGGGTACACGCCCGACAAATTCAGCGCCGATGGCAGCTATCATAAGATTACTTTGACGGCCAAGAAAAAAGACCTCTTTGTGCAGACGCGAGATGGTTATTACGCGGACAAATGA